Proteins encoded together in one Catellatospora citrea window:
- the gcvP gene encoding aminomethyl-transferring glycine dehydrogenase codes for MSAFVDRHIGPGSEQTERMLDAVGYSSIEELMDAAIPEVIRWHGALDLPAAATEAETIAELRAFAARNTVATSMIGLGYYGTHVPGVIKRNVLESPAWYTAYTPYQPEISQGRLEALLNFQTVVTDLTGLATANASMLDEGTAAAEAMTLARRSSKSKSNVFVVDADTLPQTIDVITTRAEPLGIEVRIVDLDTEELPEQFFGLQLQYPGASGALRDHAALIETAHARQALVSVAADLLALTLVRAPGSIGADIACGSAQRFGVPMGFGGPHAGYLAVRAGLERSLPGRLVGVSKDADGTRAYRLALQTREQHIRREKATSNICTAQVLLAVMASMYAVYHGPDGLRKIARHAHDSASRLAVSLLTGGVEVAHTAFFDTVTAVVPGRAQTVVAAAERDGINLRLVDADRVSVSCDETTTVAHLKAVCAAFGVALAEPRQATAIPTALARDTEFLTHEVFSSHHSETAMLRYLRRLSDLDYALDRGMIPLGSCTMKLNATTEMEAVTWPEFGQLHPFAPEHQTAGYRDLIAQLEGWLAEVTGYDAVSVQPNAGSQGELAGLLAIRAFHRANGEAHRDVCLIPSSAHGTNAASAVMAGMRVVVVACDDSGNVDLVDLDRAIDKHRDDLAAIMVTYPSTHGVYETGIASLCAKVHEAGGQVYVDGANLNALVGFAKPGKFGADVSHLNLHKTFCIPHGGGGPGVGPVAVRAHLAPFLPGSSDVSAISAAPHGSAGILPIPWAYLRMMGPEGLAAATGTAVLAANYVAARLRDHYPVLYSGNKGLVAHECILDLRPITKATGVTVDDVAKRLIDYGFHAPTMSFPVAGTLMVEPTESEDLGELDRFVTAMISIRREIDKVGSGEWPAEDNPLVNAPHTASMVTGDSWEHAYPRTVAAYPGLVSASERAGKYWPPVRRIDGAFGDRNLVCSCPPPEAFA; via the coding sequence ATGAGCGCCTTCGTAGACCGTCACATCGGTCCCGGTTCTGAGCAGACCGAGCGCATGCTCGACGCCGTCGGCTACTCCTCGATCGAGGAGCTGATGGACGCCGCCATCCCCGAGGTGATCCGCTGGCACGGCGCACTGGACCTGCCCGCCGCCGCCACCGAGGCGGAGACCATCGCCGAGCTGCGCGCCTTCGCCGCCCGCAACACCGTGGCCACCTCCATGATCGGCCTGGGCTACTACGGCACCCACGTGCCCGGCGTGATCAAGCGCAACGTGCTGGAGAGCCCGGCCTGGTACACGGCCTACACGCCGTACCAGCCGGAGATCAGCCAGGGCCGGCTGGAGGCCCTGCTCAACTTCCAGACCGTGGTCACCGACCTGACCGGCCTGGCCACCGCGAACGCCTCCATGCTCGACGAGGGCACCGCCGCCGCCGAGGCGATGACGCTGGCCCGCCGGTCGTCGAAGAGCAAGAGCAACGTGTTCGTCGTCGACGCGGACACGCTGCCGCAAACCATCGACGTGATCACCACCCGGGCCGAGCCGCTCGGCATCGAGGTGCGGATCGTCGACCTGGACACCGAGGAGCTGCCCGAGCAGTTCTTCGGCCTGCAGCTGCAGTACCCGGGCGCGTCCGGCGCGCTGCGCGACCACGCCGCCCTGATCGAGACCGCGCACGCCCGCCAGGCCCTGGTCTCCGTGGCCGCCGACCTGCTGGCGCTGACCCTGGTCCGCGCCCCGGGCAGCATCGGCGCCGACATCGCCTGCGGCAGCGCCCAGCGCTTCGGCGTGCCGATGGGCTTCGGCGGCCCGCACGCCGGCTACCTCGCGGTGCGCGCCGGCCTGGAGCGCTCGCTGCCCGGCCGCCTGGTGGGCGTCTCCAAGGACGCCGACGGCACCCGCGCCTACCGGCTCGCCCTGCAGACCCGCGAGCAGCACATCCGCCGGGAGAAGGCGACCAGCAACATCTGCACCGCGCAGGTGCTGCTCGCCGTCATGGCCAGCATGTACGCCGTCTACCACGGCCCGGACGGCCTGCGGAAGATCGCCCGCCACGCCCACGACAGCGCGAGCCGCCTGGCGGTCAGCCTGCTCACCGGCGGCGTCGAGGTCGCGCACACCGCGTTCTTCGACACCGTCACCGCGGTCGTGCCGGGCCGCGCGCAGACCGTGGTCGCCGCGGCCGAGCGCGACGGGATCAACCTGCGCCTGGTCGACGCCGACCGGGTGAGCGTGTCCTGCGACGAGACCACCACGGTCGCGCACCTCAAGGCGGTCTGCGCCGCGTTCGGCGTGGCGCTGGCCGAGCCGCGCCAGGCCACCGCGATCCCGACGGCGCTGGCCCGCGACACCGAGTTCCTGACCCACGAGGTGTTCTCCAGCCACCACAGCGAGACGGCCATGCTGCGCTACCTGCGCCGCCTGTCCGACCTGGACTACGCGCTGGACCGGGGCATGATCCCGCTGGGCTCGTGCACCATGAAGCTCAACGCCACCACCGAGATGGAGGCGGTCACCTGGCCCGAGTTCGGGCAGCTGCACCCCTTCGCCCCGGAGCACCAGACGGCGGGCTACCGCGACCTGATCGCGCAGCTGGAGGGCTGGCTGGCCGAGGTCACCGGCTACGACGCGGTCAGCGTGCAGCCCAACGCCGGGTCCCAGGGCGAGCTGGCCGGCCTGCTGGCGATCCGGGCCTTCCACCGCGCCAACGGCGAGGCCCACCGCGACGTCTGCCTGATCCCGTCCAGCGCGCACGGCACCAACGCGGCCAGCGCCGTGATGGCCGGCATGCGCGTGGTCGTGGTGGCGTGCGACGACTCGGGCAACGTGGACCTGGTCGACCTGGACCGGGCGATCGACAAGCACCGCGACGACCTCGCCGCGATCATGGTCACCTACCCGTCGACCCACGGCGTGTACGAGACCGGCATCGCCTCGCTGTGCGCCAAGGTGCACGAGGCCGGCGGCCAGGTGTACGTCGACGGCGCGAACCTCAACGCGCTGGTCGGCTTCGCCAAGCCGGGCAAGTTCGGCGCGGACGTGTCGCACCTGAACCTGCACAAGACGTTCTGCATCCCGCACGGCGGCGGCGGCCCCGGCGTCGGCCCGGTGGCCGTGCGCGCGCACCTGGCCCCGTTCCTGCCGGGCAGCTCGGACGTGTCGGCGATCAGCGCGGCCCCGCACGGCAGCGCCGGCATCCTGCCCATCCCGTGGGCGTACCTGCGCATGATGGGCCCGGAGGGCCTGGCGGCCGCGACCGGCACCGCGGTGCTGGCGGCCAACTACGTCGCGGCCCGGCTGCGCGACCACTACCCGGTGCTCTACAGCGGCAACAAGGGCCTGGTGGCCCACGAGTGCATCCTCGACCTGCGGCCGATCACCAAGGCCACCGGCGTGACGGTGGACGACGTGGCCAAGCGCCTGATCGACTACGGCTTCCACGCGCCGACGATGTCGTTCCCGGTCGCCGGCACCCTGATGGTGGAGCCGACCGAGAGCGAGGACCTGGGCGAGCTGGACCGCTTTGTGACCGCGATGATCTCGATCCGTCGCGAGATCGACAAGGTGGGCTCGGGTGAGTGGCCGGCCGAGGACAACCCGCTGGTCAACGCGCCGCACACGGCGTCGATGGTGACCGGGGACTCCTGGGAGCACGCGTACCCGCGAACGGTTGCGGCCTACCCGGGTCTGGTGAGCGCGTCGGAGCGCGCCGGCAAGTACTGGCCGCCGGTCCGGCGCATCGACGGCGCGTTCGGGGACCGGAACCTGGTCTGCTCGTGCCCGCCGCCGGAGGCGTTCGCCTGA
- a CDS encoding zinc-binding dehydrogenase, whose protein sequence is MHAIRQYEFGPAENLRYEEVPDPIPGEGQVLIEVEAAGVHLIDTTIRSGSPGPFPPPRLPMTPGREVAGRVGGTGPGVDPAWQGRRVVAHLGMTSGGYATRAVAAVASLHEIPEPLTAPAAVAMIGTGRTAVGVLRLAQLRESDAVLVTGAAGGLGTLLVQAAQRAGALVVGAAGGPDKVALVQRNGADIAADYREPGWAEKVRAELGERDLTVVLDGVGGAEGRAALELLAPLGRFLIFGGSAGTPTQLTTQDLYARGIVASSAIGPAMMKVAGGLRPLEEQALRDAAEGWFTPAITTFPLAEAAHAHTALETRATTGKVVLLP, encoded by the coding sequence ATGCATGCCATCCGGCAGTACGAGTTCGGCCCGGCCGAGAACCTGCGCTACGAGGAGGTCCCCGACCCGATTCCCGGCGAGGGGCAGGTGCTGATCGAGGTCGAGGCGGCCGGGGTGCACCTCATCGACACCACGATCCGCTCCGGCAGCCCCGGGCCGTTCCCGCCGCCGCGGCTGCCGATGACCCCGGGCCGGGAGGTCGCCGGCCGGGTGGGCGGCACCGGGCCGGGCGTCGACCCGGCCTGGCAGGGTCGACGCGTGGTCGCGCACCTGGGCATGACCAGCGGTGGGTACGCCACCCGCGCGGTCGCCGCGGTCGCCTCCCTGCACGAGATCCCCGAGCCGCTGACCGCCCCGGCCGCCGTGGCGATGATCGGAACGGGCCGTACCGCGGTGGGCGTGCTGCGCCTAGCGCAGCTGCGCGAGAGTGACGCGGTGCTGGTCACCGGCGCGGCCGGGGGCCTGGGCACGCTGCTCGTGCAGGCGGCGCAGCGGGCGGGGGCGCTGGTCGTCGGCGCGGCGGGCGGGCCGGACAAGGTGGCCCTGGTGCAGCGCAACGGGGCCGACATCGCCGCCGACTACCGCGAGCCCGGCTGGGCCGAGAAGGTCCGCGCCGAGCTGGGCGAGCGGGACCTGACCGTGGTGCTCGACGGCGTCGGCGGCGCGGAGGGCCGGGCGGCCCTGGAACTGCTCGCCCCGCTGGGCCGCTTCCTGATCTTCGGTGGTTCGGCGGGGACGCCGACCCAGCTCACCACGCAGGACCTGTACGCCCGCGGCATCGTCGCCTCCTCGGCGATCGGTCCGGCCATGATGAAGGTCGCCGGCGGCCTGCGCCCCCTGGAGGAGCAGGCCCTGCGCGACGCCGCCGAGGGTTGGTTCACCCCGGCGATCACGACGTTCCCGCTCGCCGAGGCCGCCCACGCCCACACCGCCCTGGAGACCCGCGCCACCACCGGCAAGGTCGTCCTCCTGCCCTGA
- a CDS encoding cysteine desulfurase-like protein yields MAFDIARARAAYPALGEGFRHFDAAAGSLVAEPVAQAVDAVYRGAVANRSDAFAPGRRAIGIVADARRAVADLLGADPAGVVFGNSATSLVYLVARTLAQSWGPGDEIVVSRLDHDSNVRPWVQVAEEQGATVLWAEFDPATGKLATDQYRDLINEATRLVAVTAGSNAIGTRPDVAAIAALAHAAGVLVFVDGVHATPHQPTDVAALGADFYVTSAYKWSGPHLAACVADPALWAGMFPAKLRPSSDAVPERFEFGTPSFASLAGVTAAVDHLAGLDPAATGTRRERLLTSLAAVRDYEADLFARLVDGLAAIDGVSLCPAPADRCPTVSFRVGSQHPAETSKALGDAGICAFAGDYYAWEYFHTMGLRESGGAVRAGIYHYTTAEDVDVLLDAVRALAKQAAGA; encoded by the coding sequence ATGGCGTTCGACATCGCGCGGGCTCGCGCTGCATACCCGGCCTTGGGTGAGGGTTTCCGGCACTTCGACGCGGCCGCGGGTTCGCTGGTCGCGGAGCCGGTCGCGCAGGCGGTCGACGCCGTGTACCGGGGCGCGGTCGCCAACCGCAGCGATGCGTTCGCGCCCGGCCGCCGGGCGATCGGCATCGTCGCCGACGCCCGCCGGGCGGTCGCCGACCTGCTCGGCGCGGACCCGGCGGGGGTGGTCTTCGGCAACAGCGCGACGTCGCTGGTCTACCTGGTGGCGCGCACGCTGGCGCAGTCGTGGGGGCCGGGTGACGAGATCGTCGTGTCGCGGCTGGACCACGACTCGAATGTGCGGCCGTGGGTGCAGGTGGCCGAGGAGCAGGGCGCGACGGTGCTCTGGGCCGAGTTCGACCCGGCGACCGGGAAGCTGGCGACCGACCAGTATCGGGACCTGATCAACGAGGCGACCCGGCTGGTCGCGGTGACCGCGGGCAGCAACGCGATCGGCACCCGGCCCGATGTCGCCGCCATCGCCGCGCTGGCGCACGCCGCGGGCGTCCTGGTGTTCGTCGACGGCGTGCACGCCACCCCGCACCAGCCGACCGACGTCGCCGCCCTCGGCGCGGACTTCTACGTGACCAGCGCGTACAAGTGGTCCGGGCCGCACCTGGCCGCCTGCGTCGCCGACCCGGCGCTGTGGGCCGGGATGTTCCCGGCGAAGCTGCGCCCGTCCAGCGACGCGGTGCCGGAGCGGTTCGAGTTCGGCACGCCGAGCTTCGCCTCCCTGGCCGGGGTCACCGCCGCCGTCGACCACCTGGCCGGCCTCGACCCGGCCGCGACCGGCACCCGGCGCGAGCGGCTGCTGACGTCGCTGGCCGCGGTACGCGACTACGAGGCGGACCTGTTCGCCCGGCTCGTCGACGGGCTTGCCGCGATCGACGGGGTGTCGCTGTGCCCGGCCCCGGCCGACCGGTGCCCGACGGTGTCGTTCCGGGTCGGCTCCCAGCACCCGGCGGAGACGTCGAAGGCGCTCGGCGACGCCGGGATCTGCGCGTTCGCCGGGGACTACTACGCGTGGGAGTACTTCCACACGATGGGCCTGCGCGAGTCCGGCGGGGCGGTGCGGGCGGGCATCTACCACTACACGACCGCCGAGGACGTGGACGTGCTCCTCGACGCGGTCCGCGCCCTGGCGAAGCAGGCCGCCGGGGCTTGA
- a CDS encoding molybdenum cofactor biosysynthesis protein, whose product MAEIVQLLASPVRRFQGRPADGPSPAPLDELVAQVRVRAQLGIVGDRYFGRQAHRDASVTVIAQESLPPGADLTHVRRNILTSGIAVDDLVGSVLVLDSGDGPVRLRVNRPANPCAWMDVMIAPGAWRALRGHGGIRCTPLDDGILRVGPVQYSIVT is encoded by the coding sequence GTGGCGGAGATCGTGCAGTTGCTGGCGTCGCCGGTGCGGCGGTTTCAGGGGCGGCCGGCTGACGGGCCGTCGCCCGCGCCGCTGGACGAGTTGGTCGCGCAGGTGCGGGTGCGGGCGCAGCTCGGCATCGTCGGCGACCGGTACTTCGGCAGGCAGGCGCACCGGGACGCGAGCGTGACCGTGATCGCGCAGGAGTCGCTGCCGCCCGGCGCGGACCTGACCCACGTCCGGCGCAACATCCTGACCAGTGGCATCGCCGTCGACGACCTCGTCGGCTCGGTGCTGGTGCTGGACTCCGGGGACGGACCGGTGCGGCTGCGCGTCAACCGGCCCGCGAACCCCTGCGCCTGGATGGACGTGATGATCGCCCCCGGCGCGTGGCGGGCCCTGCGCGGCCACGGCGGCATCCGCTGCACCCCGCTCGACGACGGCATCCTGCGCGTCGGCCCGGTCCAGTACTCGATCGTCACCTGA
- a CDS encoding SDR family oxidoreductase: MSEPKVALVTGANKGIGYEIARGLGLAGVTVLVGSRDAARGPTAAEKLAAEGITATALELDVTDPVSVSAAAARIELAHGRLDILVNNAGILLERGQRPSTMPVEVLERTFATNVYAVVRVTNALLPLLRRAPAGRIVNLSSGLGSLTLTSDPDGPYAPFPLLAYNASKSALNAVTVAFANELRSTAVKVNAADPGYCATDLNGHAGPRTPAQGAAVAVRLATLPEDGPTAGFFSEDGAEPW; encoded by the coding sequence ATGAGCGAACCGAAGGTCGCCCTCGTGACGGGGGCCAACAAGGGAATCGGGTACGAGATCGCGCGGGGGCTCGGCCTGGCCGGGGTGACGGTGCTGGTCGGGTCGCGGGACGCGGCGCGGGGCCCGACCGCGGCGGAGAAGTTGGCCGCGGAGGGGATCACCGCGACGGCGCTGGAGCTGGACGTGACCGACCCGGTGTCGGTGTCGGCCGCCGCGGCGCGGATCGAGCTGGCGCACGGCCGGCTCGACATCCTGGTCAACAACGCGGGCATCCTACTCGAACGCGGTCAGCGGCCGAGCACCATGCCGGTGGAGGTGCTGGAGCGGACCTTCGCCACCAACGTGTACGCCGTGGTGCGGGTGACCAACGCGCTGCTGCCGCTGCTGCGGCGGGCCCCGGCGGGGCGGATCGTCAACCTCTCCAGCGGGCTGGGGTCGTTGACGCTGACCAGTGATCCGGACGGCCCGTACGCGCCGTTCCCGCTGCTGGCGTACAACGCGTCGAAGAGCGCGCTGAACGCGGTCACCGTGGCCTTCGCCAACGAGCTGCGCAGCACGGCGGTCAAGGTGAACGCGGCCGATCCCGGCTACTGTGCCACGGACCTCAACGGGCACGCCGGGCCGCGTACGCCGGCGCAGGGCGCGGCGGTCGCGGTGCGGCTGGCGACGCTGCCCGAGGACGGCCCGACGGCGGGCTTCTTCAGCGAGGACGGCGCCGAACCCTGGTGA
- a CDS encoding helix-turn-helix transcriptional regulator, which translates to MDRRQLAEFLQSRRARVQPGDVGLPAGTRRRTPGLRREEAARLAGISVDYYTRLEQARGPRPSRQVLSALARALRLSDDERAHLYHLVGELPAPPTGPSPDVPAGILHLLDRLDDTPAYVIDVKYEILAWNPMAAALLGDPTTWPPGRRNMVWNMFGSELSAIALADPQSSAFADECVAELRAAAAQYPRDPGIHGLIARLRAASPEFVRRWEQLRVYVRRGSTTKQVRHPVIGELTLECEVLDVAGHGQRLIVYTAAPGSPSAEALKLLGVVGTQWPSEHLA; encoded by the coding sequence ATGGATCGCCGCCAGCTCGCCGAGTTCCTGCAGAGCCGACGCGCCCGCGTGCAGCCCGGCGACGTGGGGTTGCCCGCCGGGACCCGGCGGCGCACCCCCGGCCTGCGGCGCGAGGAGGCGGCCCGGCTCGCCGGGATCTCCGTCGACTACTACACGCGGCTGGAGCAGGCACGCGGGCCGCGCCCGTCGCGGCAGGTGCTGTCCGCGCTGGCCCGCGCGCTGCGACTGTCCGACGACGAGCGCGCCCACCTGTACCACCTGGTCGGCGAGCTGCCCGCGCCGCCGACCGGGCCGAGCCCGGACGTGCCCGCGGGCATCCTGCACCTGCTGGACCGGCTCGACGACACGCCCGCCTACGTCATCGACGTCAAGTACGAGATCCTGGCCTGGAATCCGATGGCCGCCGCCCTGCTCGGCGACCCGACGACGTGGCCGCCCGGCCGCCGCAACATGGTGTGGAACATGTTCGGCAGCGAGCTGAGCGCCATCGCCCTGGCCGACCCGCAGTCGTCGGCGTTCGCCGACGAGTGCGTCGCCGAGCTGCGCGCGGCCGCCGCCCAGTATCCCCGGGACCCCGGCATCCACGGCCTGATCGCCCGGCTGCGCGCGGCCAGCCCGGAGTTCGTCCGGCGGTGGGAGCAGCTGCGGGTGTACGTGCGGCGCGGCTCGACCACCAAGCAGGTCCGCCACCCCGTGATCGGCGAACTGACCCTGGAGTGCGAGGTGCTGGACGTCGCCGGGCACGGGCAGCGCCTGATCGTCTACACAGCCGCGCCCGGCAGCCCGTCCGCCGAGGCACTGAAGCTGCTCGGCGTCGTCGGCACCCAGTGGCCGTCGGAACACCTCGCCTGA
- a CDS encoding dihydrofolate reductase family protein, translated as MRKLIVIEFVTLDGVMQGLGSPDEDRDGGFAHGGWSAPYFDQTQASAAGEGLKDTTAYLFGRRTYEKMAAFWPTQPDENPMAAHLNATPKYVATRTLTSLDWPHARVLDGALVPAVQRLKAEGDGVIAVLGSGILVQELIAADLVDGYRLFLHPLLLGTGKRLFRELPRPQRLRLVDSTPTSTGVLMLGYDLA; from the coding sequence ATGCGCAAGCTGATCGTCATCGAGTTCGTGACCCTGGACGGGGTGATGCAGGGCCTCGGGTCGCCGGACGAGGACCGCGACGGCGGCTTCGCACACGGCGGCTGGTCCGCGCCGTACTTCGACCAGACGCAGGCGTCAGCGGCAGGCGAAGGGCTCAAGGACACGACGGCCTACCTCTTCGGGCGGCGGACCTACGAGAAGATGGCCGCGTTCTGGCCGACCCAGCCCGACGAGAACCCGATGGCGGCACACCTCAACGCGACCCCGAAGTACGTGGCGACACGTACCCTGACCAGCCTCGACTGGCCGCACGCGCGAGTGCTCGACGGTGCACTGGTGCCGGCCGTGCAGCGTCTGAAGGCCGAAGGCGACGGGGTGATCGCCGTGCTGGGCAGCGGGATCCTGGTGCAGGAGCTGATCGCCGCCGACCTCGTCGACGGCTACCGGCTGTTCCTGCACCCGCTGCTGCTCGGCACCGGCAAGCGCCTGTTCCGCGAGCTGCCCCGCCCGCAGCGGCTGCGCCTCGTAGACTCCACCCCCACCAGCACCGGCGTGCTCATGCTCGGCTACGACCTGGCCTGA
- the mgrA gene encoding L-glyceraldehyde 3-phosphate reductase: MTYVADPKRYDSMIYRRSGRSGLKLPAISLGLWHNFGHERPWDRQRDIVRRAFDLGVTHFDLANNYGPPPGAAEENFGRMLATDLKPYRDELVIATKAGYDMWPGPYGEWGSRKYLTASLDQSLQRMGLDYVDVFYSHRFDPDTPLEETMGALDAAVRAGKALYVGISSYTSAQTREAAAILKSLGTPLLIHQPSYSMINRWTERDQLLDTLEEVGAGCISFSPLAQGLLTDRYLKGVPEDSRIRTSRFLNEDALTPSNRVKVEGLNAIAQRRGQSLAQLALAWALRDERMTSLVIGASSVAQLENNIAALGNLDFTAEELTEIDQFATEAEIVV; encoded by the coding sequence ATGACGTACGTGGCAGACCCGAAGCGATACGACTCCATGATCTACCGGCGCAGCGGCCGCAGCGGGCTGAAACTGCCCGCGATCTCGCTGGGGCTGTGGCACAACTTCGGCCACGAGCGTCCTTGGGACCGCCAGCGCGACATCGTGCGCCGCGCGTTCGACCTCGGCGTGACCCACTTCGACCTGGCCAACAACTACGGCCCGCCGCCGGGCGCGGCCGAGGAGAACTTCGGCCGGATGCTGGCGACCGATCTGAAGCCCTACCGCGACGAGCTGGTCATCGCGACGAAGGCCGGCTACGACATGTGGCCGGGCCCGTACGGCGAGTGGGGGTCGCGCAAGTACCTGACCGCGTCGCTGGACCAGTCGCTCCAGCGCATGGGGCTCGACTACGTCGACGTCTTCTACTCGCACCGCTTCGACCCGGACACCCCGCTGGAAGAGACCATGGGCGCGCTGGATGCCGCCGTGCGCGCGGGCAAGGCCCTGTACGTCGGCATCTCGTCGTACACCTCGGCGCAGACGCGGGAGGCCGCGGCGATCCTGAAGTCGCTGGGCACGCCGCTGCTCATCCACCAGCCGTCGTACTCGATGATCAACCGCTGGACCGAGCGCGACCAGCTGCTCGACACCCTCGAAGAGGTCGGCGCGGGCTGCATCTCGTTCTCGCCGCTGGCCCAGGGCCTGCTCACCGACCGCTACCTCAAGGGCGTGCCCGAGGACTCGCGCATCCGCACCAGCCGCTTCCTGAACGAGGATGCGCTGACCCCGAGCAACCGGGTGAAGGTCGAGGGCCTCAACGCCATCGCCCAGCGGCGCGGGCAGTCGCTTGCGCAGCTGGCGCTGGCCTGGGCGCTGCGCGACGAGCGGATGACCAGCCTGGTCATCGGCGCGTCGAGCGTGGCCCAGCTGGAGAACAACATCGCCGCGCTGGGCAACCTCGACTTCACCGCCGAGGAGCTGACCGAGATCGACCAGTTCGCCACCGAGGCCGAGATCGTCGTCTAG
- a CDS encoding nucleotidyltransferase domain-containing protein, protein MIEEQRLVVEHSILSVVVGSRAYGLAGPASDTDRRGVFVAPTRLFWGLDKPPTHVDGPAEEQFSWEVERLCTLALTANPTVLECLWSPLVELLTPTGERLLAVRGAFLSSRAAETYGRYAADQFAKLRAHRERTGDVRWKQAMHMLRLLRAGAHVLRTGEVLVDVSDERELLLSVKRGEVPFAEVSALAEARSADLAQAAADTVLPAEPDRAAVEKFLVGVREDGLDSAVR, encoded by the coding sequence GTGATCGAGGAGCAGCGGCTCGTCGTCGAGCACAGCATCCTGTCGGTGGTGGTGGGCTCGCGGGCGTACGGCCTCGCGGGCCCCGCCTCCGACACCGACCGCCGCGGCGTGTTCGTCGCGCCCACGAGGCTGTTCTGGGGCCTGGACAAGCCGCCCACGCACGTGGACGGCCCGGCCGAGGAGCAGTTCTCGTGGGAGGTCGAGCGGCTGTGCACGCTGGCGCTGACGGCGAACCCGACGGTGCTGGAGTGCCTGTGGTCGCCGCTGGTCGAGCTGCTCACGCCGACCGGTGAGCGGCTGCTGGCGGTCCGCGGGGCGTTCCTGTCGAGCCGCGCGGCCGAGACCTACGGCCGGTATGCCGCCGACCAGTTCGCCAAGCTGCGGGCGCACCGCGAGCGCACCGGCGACGTGCGCTGGAAGCAGGCCATGCACATGCTGCGGCTGCTGCGGGCCGGGGCGCACGTGCTGCGGACCGGCGAGGTGCTGGTCGACGTGTCCGACGAGCGGGAGCTGCTGCTGTCGGTCAAACGCGGCGAGGTGCCGTTCGCCGAGGTGTCGGCGCTGGCCGAGGCCCGCTCCGCGGACCTGGCGCAGGCGGCGGCCGACACCGTGCTGCCGGCCGAGCCGGACCGGGCCGCGGTGGAGAAGTTCCTGGTGGGGGTACGCGAGGACGGGCTGGACTCGGCCGTTCGGTGA